A window of the Cannabis sativa cultivar Pink pepper isolate KNU-18-1 chromosome X, ASM2916894v1, whole genome shotgun sequence genome harbors these coding sequences:
- the LOC115697555 gene encoding pentatricopeptide repeat-containing protein At1g09900 produces the protein MDSIVSITRTPDGFCSFHKPVSENGSHVCNGTKKNYCIGVSVCCKTRVLALSHNVECKINEGYRKHRRNPVLALSKIETLISSNANKLPKVKNSINFEEFDGNNQLRRFVRHGKLDAGLSVIEAMVNRGDHPDIIACTSLIRGFCKSGKTRKATQIINMLENSGAVLDVITYNVLISGYCKSGEIDNALKVLNRMSVDPDVVTYNTILRTLCDSGKLKEAMKVLDLWELRKDCYPDVFTYTILIEATCKESGVEQAMKLLDEMRIRGCKPDVVTYNVLINGMCKEGKLGEAIKFLNSMASDYGCQPNVITHNIILRSMCSTGRWMDAENLLVEMVRKGCSPSVVTFNILINFLCRKGLLGRAIDILEKMPKHGCTPNSLSYNPLLHGFCKEKKMDRAIEYLDIMVGRGCYPDIVTYNTLLTALCKDGNVDVAVEILNQLSSKGCSPVLITYNTVIDGLSKVGKTDRAIELLDEMQRKGLKPDIITYSSLVGGLIREGKVDEAIKLFHELQGLGIKPNAITFNSIMLGLCKTRQTSRAIDFLDHMVSKGCKPTEVTYTILIEGLAYEGFATEALELLTELCTRGVVKKSSADQVAIRM, from the coding sequence ATGGATTCAATCGTTTCCATAACGCGAACCCCAGATGGGTTTTGCTCATTTCACAAACCAGTTTCGGAGAATGGTAGCCATGTATGCAATGGTACTAAGAAAAATTACTGTATTGGGGTTTCAGTGTGCTGCAAAACTCGGGTTCTAGCTCTGTCTCACAACGTTGAGTGTAAGATAAATGAGGGTTATCGTAAACATAGGAGAAACCCTGTTCTTGCTCTCTCCAAGATTGAAACTTTAATTAGCTCCAATGCTAATAAGTTGCCGAAAGTTAAGAATTCTATTAATTTTGAGGAATTCGATGGTAACAATCAGCTCCGTCGATTTGTTAGACATGGGAAATTGGATGCAGGGCTAAGTGTTATTGAGGCAATGGTCAATCGCGGAGATCATCCTGATATTATAGCCTGTACGAGTTTAATTCGAGGGTTTTGTAAGAGTGGAAAGACTAGAAAGGCTACTCAGATCATAAACATGTTAGAGAATTCTGGGGCTGTTCTTGATGTTATAACTTACAATGTTCTGATCAGTGGGTATTGCAAATCTGGAGAGATTGATAATGCTTTAAAGGTTTTGAACCGAATGAGTGTTGATCCTGATGTTGTTACATACAATACCATTTTGCGTACTCTTTGTGATAGTGGGAAATTGAAAGAAGCCATGAAAGTACTTGATTTGTGGGAGCTGAGAAAGGATTGTTATCCAGATGTGTTTACATACACCATATTGATTGAGGCAACTTGTAAAGAGAGTGGGGTTGAACAGGCAATGAAGCTGTTAGATGAGATGAGGATTAGAGGTTGCAAACCCGACGTGGTAACTTACAATGTTCTTATTAATGGGATGTGCAAGGAAGGGAAATTGGGTGAGGCAATCAAATTCTTAAATAGCATGGCATCAGATTATGGCTGCCAACCAAAtgtaattactcataatattattCTGCGTAGCATGTGTAGCACAGGGAGGTGGATGGATGCCGAAAATCTGTTAGTTGAGATGGTTAGAAAAGGTTGTTCTCCTAGTGTTGTTACTTTCAATATCTTGATTAATTTCTTGTGCAGGAAAGGTTTACTAGGTCGAGCAATTGACATCTTGGAGAAGATGCCTAAGCATGGTTGTACACCTAATTCCTTGAGCTACAACCCATTGCTTCATGGGTTTTGCAAAGAGAAGAAGATGGATAGGGCAATTGAGTACTTGGACATAATGGTGGGCAGGGGGTGTTACCCTGATATTGTTACCTATAACACTTTGCTCACAGCATTATGCAAAGATGGGAATGTTGATGTTGCTGTGGAGATACTTAATCAACTGAGTAGCAAGGGATGCTCACCTGTTCTGATCACCTACAATACTGTAATTGATGGGCTGTCCAAAGTGGGGAAAACGGATCGTGCTATTGAACTATTGGATGAGATGCAGAGGAAAGGTCTCAAGCCTGATATCATTACATACTCTTCACTTGTTGGAGGGCTTATCAGGGAAGGGAAAGTTGACGAAGCTATAAAGCTTTTCCATGAGTTACAAGGACTTGGAATAAAGCCTAATGCAATCACCTTCAACTCTATCATGTTGGGACTTTGTAAGACTAGGCAAACCAGTCGTGCCATCGATTTTCTGGATCATATGGTATCCAAAGGATGTAAACCCACTGAAGTGACATATACCATTCTCATTGAAGGTCTAGCTTATGAAGGATTTGCAACTGAGGCTTTGGAGTTGTTAACTGAGTTATGCACTAGAGGTGTTGTGAAGAAAAGTTCTGCAGATCAAGTGGCAATAAGGATGTAG